In Aerococcaceae bacterium zg-252, the genomic window TCGCTTCCCAGTAAATTTCCCAATTTTTCAACAATCCATGTTATACTATTCTTAAAAACTAATGGAGGTACCATATGGCTGAAACATTTTTACTAGGTGGATATACAAAACGAACTAACACAGGAATTTCAAGCATTCAATTCGATGAAACAACTCAAACTTTTTCAAATTTCCAAGCGATTGCACCATTAAACAATCCAACATGGGTTACATTATCAAGCAATCAAACTTATTTATTTGCGATTGATAAAGAAGAACTTGGGGGACTCGCTGTATTCAAAAAAGATAGTAACCAAGAATATGCACGTCTAACTGCTTGTCACGCAACCGATGTGCCTGGCTGCCATATTAGTTATCATGAACCAAGTGGTGCTGTCTATGTTTCCAATTATCACCAGGGTAGTGTCGATATTTACCGCTTTAATGATGAAACATTAACTTTTGTTGAGCAAGTAAAACATAGTGGTAGCAGTGTCCATGCAAATCAACAATCGCCACACGTCCATATGACACATTTTAATGCAGATGAAACACAATTATATGTCTGCGACTTAGGTACTGACGAAGTAGTGTTGTACAATATTTTACCAAATGGAACATTGGAAAAAGAATTTGTGGCAAATGTCCCAGCGGGAACAGGTCCACGACACATTACATTCCATCCAACATTAGCGATTGCCTATGTTATCGGTGAATTAGCCAATACCGTATCTGTCTTTACAGTGGCTAACAATGGTCACTTGAACTTAATTCAAACTGTGACAACAACACCAGACGCTTTTGCAGCAACATCAGCTGGTGCTGCCATTCGTGTCACACAAGACGGAAACTATTTATATACTTCAACTCGTTTCTATAATATTATTACGGCTTACAAAATCGAAACAGATGGCACATTAAGCATGTTACAACAAATCGAAACAGGTGGCGAAATCCCACGTGATTTCATTTTAAATGCTAGCGAAACTTATTTATTAATACCACATCAAGATACAGATAATATTACAGTGCTGAAACGTGATGCACAAACTGGATTATTAACACAAACTGATATCACTGCGACTGCTCCAGAATGTGTCAATATCGTCCCTATAATGCCATAAATTTCAGTATCAGTGCGATAAGCATTAACGTTTATCGTACAATAAACAAGGGAGAATCTAGTTAAATGAATACCCAATACAAAAAATATGCAGATGTGGCAGCATTAGCCGGACGCATTATGCTCGAAAGCCATGCTGAAAGCTATCGTGTAGAAGATACGGTACGGCGGATTATGCAGACCAGTGGTTTAAACATTACCGAAGTGGTATCGACAACGACTGGTTTATATATGACACTCGATGATACCAACCCGGAAATTACGCCGATTACACAAGTTCGCCGGATTACAGAGCGTGGCAATCATTTGCGAAAAATATATCATGTTAATAATGTTTCACGTCAATTAACAGCTGGACACATTTCAATTGATGAAGCAAAACAAAAGCTAGAATATATCGATGAATCAGAATACACAGCTTACAGTAAAGATATGGCGATTATTCTTATGGTAGTTGCTTTTACTTTACTACTCGGGGGTAGCTGGCTCGAAATGTTAATTTCTATTATTGCTGGAGCGATTGTCGCTCTATCACGAATTGGACGTGAACTTACTGGAATGAATCACTTGATGTTTGGAACATTTGCCACTGCCTTAACAGCGTTTATCATTCCGATTGTGCTATCATTTATTCCACAATCGCTCAATAGTGATATTATTATTATCAGTGCTTTGATGCCCCTATATCCTGGAACTGCCTTTATGAATGGTATTCGTGATACCTTGAAAGGCGACTATAATTCTGGTCTGGCTCGTATCGCAGATGCACTCGTTATCGCAGTCAGTTTAGCGATTGGAGTAGCGATTGGCTTATCGCTATCATCGGGGGTGATTGGCGCATGATGACCTTATTACTACAAGGCATTGCTGCTTATGTGATTACCGTTACGGCTGCAATGCTAGTTGAAGCACCTAAATCCTTAATTTTTAAAACTGGCTTTTGTGGAGCAATTGGTTACATCGTCTACTACTTAATTTTACCGTATATGAATAGCATCAGTGCCACTCTTGTAGCCTGTATTGTCATTTCAATGACCGGTCAATTATTCGCTAGATTATTTAAAGCACCCGTTACTATCTTCTATATTCCGAGTTTTTTTACCTTAGTACCTGGGGCTGCCATTTATCGTACTGCTTTTTATTTAATTCAAGGAGATAGCGAAAAAATGGGCTATCACTTTATTCAAACACTACTCATTGCCGGTGCTATCGCCTTGAGTGTCTTTATTGTCGATTCTTTTATAGAAATCTACCACCATTTCAAACGATAGGAGCAAATATATGTCAATGAACACGATTGATTTATCACAAAATGTGCATCAAACGATACAAGAACACCCCGAGATTAAGCCATTATTGATTGAACTAGGGTTTAAACTACTTGCTAATCCCCTACTATTCAATACAGTTGCACGAAAAACTAGCATTAAACAAGGGGCAAA contains:
- a CDS encoding threonine/serine exporter family protein, whose protein sequence is MNTQYKKYADVAALAGRIMLESHAESYRVEDTVRRIMQTSGLNITEVVSTTTGLYMTLDDTNPEITPITQVRRITERGNHLRKIYHVNNVSRQLTAGHISIDEAKQKLEYIDESEYTAYSKDMAIILMVVAFTLLLGGSWLEMLISIIAGAIVALSRIGRELTGMNHLMFGTFATALTAFIIPIVLSFIPQSLNSDIIIISALMPLYPGTAFMNGIRDTLKGDYNSGLARIADALVIAVSLAIGVAIGLSLSSGVIGA
- a CDS encoding lactonase family protein; its protein translation is MAETFLLGGYTKRTNTGISSIQFDETTQTFSNFQAIAPLNNPTWVTLSSNQTYLFAIDKEELGGLAVFKKDSNQEYARLTACHATDVPGCHISYHEPSGAVYVSNYHQGSVDIYRFNDETLTFVEQVKHSGSSVHANQQSPHVHMTHFNADETQLYVCDLGTDEVVLYNILPNGTLEKEFVANVPAGTGPRHITFHPTLAIAYVIGELANTVSVFTVANNGHLNLIQTVTTTPDAFAATSAGAAIRVTQDGNYLYTSTRFYNIITAYKIETDGTLSMLQQIETGGEIPRDFILNASETYLLIPHQDTDNITVLKRDAQTGLLTQTDITATAPECVNIVPIMP
- a CDS encoding threonine/serine exporter family protein yields the protein MTLLLQGIAAYVITVTAAMLVEAPKSLIFKTGFCGAIGYIVYYLILPYMNSISATLVACIVISMTGQLFARLFKAPVTIFYIPSFFTLVPGAAIYRTAFYLIQGDSEKMGYHFIQTLLIAGAIALSVFIVDSFIEIYHHFKR
- a CDS encoding DUF1858 domain-containing protein, which gives rise to MSMNTIDLSQNVHQTIQEHPEIKPLLIELGFKLLANPLLFNTVARKTSIKQGAKLIGLSLKDIQQQLEWNGYEVIGVQDDE